GACCACACTCTCATTCCATTCTCCCCACCTCTTCACCATTATCTCATCACCCAGATTCACTCAcatctgttttctcttcagaaaagagcaggccttcaaTAGACAACAaccaaataggacaaaacaagatacaataagaaaaggaaaaaccccTCCAACAAACCAATATGGGAAAAAGAATCCCAAGACCAGGCAAAGGAGTTAGAGCTATACTTCTTCCATTGTTAGGAGTTGCATAAAGACACCAGACTAAGAAGTCTTAACACATGGACAGATGATATTCTAGAAAGCAGTCCAGTGAAGAAAGTGAAATATGTCGTACATACAATGCaattattttaaacacattttgcTTCTTATTCTTTGGAGTGCATCTTTCACATCTTTATTTCTCAAACTATAAATCAGAGGGTTCAGCATGGGGATTACAAGTGTATAAAAAAGGGAAGTCACTTTATCTTGATCTAGGGAGTAGGAAGAACTTGGCCGGAAATACATGAAGAGCATAGTTCCTTGAAAAATTGCAACTGCAGTCAAGTGTGATGTACAGGTAGAAAAAGCCTTTATCCTCCCAGCAGCAGAGCTGATCTTCAAGACTGATGAGATGATGTAACAATATGAAATAAGCACTCCAGAAATGGTGCTCAGTTCAATGAAACCAAACACGGTGAATATGACTAACACATTGACCTGTGTATCTGAACAAGACAGTACTAACACTGAAGGaatgtcacagaagaaatgattAATCTCATTAGACCCACAGAAGCATAAGTGGAATGTCAATGTTGTATGTATCAAAGCATCTGCTAATGCCACGGAATAAACACCAATCAATAATTGGAAGCACACTTTCCTGGACATATCTACTACATACATTAGGGGGTTACTAATGGCCTTATATCGATCAAATGCCATCACTGCCAGAAGCACACACTCGGCATCTATAAATATACAGAAAGTGAAGAACTGCATAGCACAGCCAAGAAAAGGAATAGACCTCCTGTTCTTGGACAGGAGGTCTACAAGCATCTTGGGACCAACGGCAGTGGAATAGCAaagatcagagaaagaaagatggctgaGAAAAAAGTACATTGGTGTGTGGAGCTGGGTATCCATTCTGATTAAAATGATTATTCCGACATTTGTCAGCAGATTAGTGAGATAAACAACTAGAAATATAGTGAATAAAAGTACTTTTACCTCGGGGTTATTTGTAATTCCCAAAAGGAGA
The DNA window shown above is from Rattus rattus isolate New Zealand chromosome 5, Rrattus_CSIRO_v1, whole genome shotgun sequence and carries:
- the LOC116900360 gene encoding olfactory receptor 5W2-like, which gives rise to MDNGNCSSLTEFLLLGITNNPEVKVLLFTIFLVVYLTNLLTNVGIIILIRMDTQLHTPMYFFLSHLSFSDLCYSTAVGPKMLVDLLSKNRRSIPFLGCAMQFFTFCIFIDAECVLLAVMAFDRYKAISNPLMYVVDMSRKVCFQLLIGVYSVALADALIHTTLTFHLCFCGSNEINHFFCDIPSVLVLSCSDTQVNVLVIFTVFGFIELSTISGVLISYCYIISSVLKISSAAGRIKAFSTCTSHLTAVAIFQGTMLFMYFRPSSSYSLDQDKVTSLFYTLVIPMLNPLIYSLRNKDVKDALQRIRSKMCLK